In the genome of Anaerolineales bacterium, the window CTAACCAGAGATTAAAAGGTGACCTTTCACCTTGCCATTTTCCAGGTTGATAATAGCTGCTTTCAGGATCCCTTCGGCATACTCACTGCCAGCATTAATCGCTAGGGTGTGCCCAATACGCACATGCCCGGGTGATTCATGGATATGCCCGTGCAGGGTGAGCATCGGCTGTACTTTTTCGATCCATGCTTTTACTGCCGTCGAACCAGCCGATTTCATCACCACCTGGCCCCCCTCGGTAATGATTTTCAAGTTCTTATCGAGATCCGGGCAGGTATCCAGGCCGGAGCTGAAGGGAGGCACATGCAGCACAGCAATGGTGTGTTCGGGATTGTGGATCATCCCTGCCAATGTATCCAGCTTGCTGGCAAGCTGATCTTCTTCGATATCGCGGGCGCACAACCAGGGGGTCATGTTAGCATTTGAGCAGCCTACAATTTCGTACCCCTCCTCCAGCTCGAAGTGGGCCATATCGGGATTGCGGATATGCTGGAATTGACTGACCACTTCATCGATGGAAGCAAAATCGTCGTTACCTGCCATAAAATACAGGGTGGAGTTCAATGGAAGCAGTTTTTCCTCAGCCAGGGTCATCCATTCCTGCACGCGCTGGCACATCTCGTCTTCAAAACGGTGAGCCATTTTATCAGGCTGGTTTTCCAGCTCTTCAGCTTCCTCTTTTTCAAGCACGATGGGGTAGAAACCCACATTGCTGATGTTCTTTTTGATTTTGTCAAGCTCCTGGGGGGTGGTGGCGGTTTCTTCCTTTCCAAACCAGCTCCCAGTATAACGCCCGTGACCCTGGTGGATCACCGGCACCATGGCTTTGCCTGTCACATCCCCACCAACGATCAGGATATTCGCCTTATATTGCATGCTGGCAGACAGGAACTTGCGAAATACGACGTCTGAGCCATGGAAATCAGACCCGTATAGGATGCGGACCGGCTTGCCTGATTGAGATGATTTGCCAAATTTCATTAACAACTCCAAATATCTTTACTCAACTATCATGGATCGGTGGGAACCACCCACCGATCCATGAACTTTTCCTATCCGGGCAGAGATGATCTGGCGCAGATAAGAAGTAAACAGGTATTATACAGGAGGAACCGACTGGAAGGTCCAGTTGATATCGATGCCCTCTTTTGATAGGCGGTACCAGCGGGCAACATAAAATACGATGATGCCACTGATCACGAAGCCTGCCAGGGTTCCGAGTGTGCCAACCCCGATACGGCCACCGACCGCCGGGTATAAGAACGAGGCAATGATCATCCACAGCAAGTAGGTCATGGTGATACCGCCTACGATCGTGATGACTGGAACCTTGCCAATTCTCCGTTTTACGAACGCGCTGGCGTTCTCAAAGATATCAGGTTTTGTGAATGGCAACAGGGTAATCGCCAAGACGGGCACCAGCTGGGTACATACCGCGAAGAACACAAAGTTGAGCTGGGCACCCATTACACCACCTGTGGCTGCATCGATCACGCCGACTTCGGCGATCAGGGTAATGATGAGGATGGCAATGATCGGGCTATGCAGGGTTGGGTGGATGAAGCAGACTTTTTCGGGGATCAGGCGGTCGAATGACCAGGCGAAAATGATCCGGCTGCAATAGAAGAAGTAAGTCTGTGCCAGGTTAATCAGCGTGTATACCCAGGCAATTGCCACCACCCATAACAGGATCAAATTCGGTCTCAGGATGCTTGCGTAGAAGGTAATCCACGGCATAGGATTCGCATCGGTCACCCCGGCATTGCTCAAGTAAGATTCTGCTGCGATCCATTCCAAAGGTACCAGTCGTTGGAGCAGCAAAGCGGCTGAGACGAAGATCGCCCAGGTGACTAGCAAGGAGGACCAGCTACCCGCCAGGAGGGTCTTCTCAGCCTGCTTCACCTCGCCAGCGAAGAAGGTCGGGATGTAATATCCATAAAAGATCCAGAACCCCATGATCAATCCTGCCAGGGTCATGATCGCCACATTTGGATTGATCACCATACCATTGGCTTGTGCCAGGGCAATGCGTCCTTCGTAACTGCCTGCCCCCATGAATTTATCCCAGGCGGCAGGGAAGGCATCCTTGCCTGCAGTGCCGAGCTGGAAATACAGGATCGCCCAGGCGATTAAGCCCAGGAAGAAGCCGACCTCAAGGATGCGCAGGATGGTGCGGGTAGGCAGGATCATGGTGATGAAGGTGATGATGGCACATATTGTGCCGATCACGATGATGCCTGTGCGCGTGGACGACCAGTCAGCAAATGCCGTGAAGGAGGGGTTATTAGCAATAATCCCCATGGACCGGAACAGTACAGGGAGCGCCGTTTTGGGTATCCAGGCAATGAGGGATCCAGCAACCATGGCGCTGAAGATCACCAATGTCCAGCTGGCCGCGAAAGCCAGAGGGGCATTCAATGTGCGGCTGGCCATCGTATAGTCGGCCGCTGAGCGTGGCATGGTGGCGCCGATCACTGAGTAGGTGTAGGCATGGAACAAGCAGAAAAACATGGCTACAGACAGCACACCGATAATGCTGCTGCCTGGCCACACACCGGCGACCCACGAGAATGGGATGAGGCCGGAGGATGAGAGGCTGATGCAGTGGACACCGAAGACCATCGCACCGAAGATGCCGATCGTCCTGACGAGGCCTGAGCTTTTGCGTGCGTATAGTTTTTTATCTGTTGCCCCCGTAGGGGCTACGATTGATGCCATTGTGACATTCTCCTTATCATGATGGTTGAATCAATAGTAAATCACTGGAAAACTGTTGCTCATTTCTGGTTGGTCTCCGATTCTGCCTCCTTTCCTGGCGCATCCGGCCTCTCCAGAGAATCCACCCCTTCGGGATCAATATCGGTATGGATGCGAGCGTAATCACTGAGTAAGAAATCCTGGAAAAACACGACTGGCTTGGCTGTTTCACGGTTATAGATCAGGCGAGACAACATCAGAAGCGGAAATCCCTCCTCGATCCTGAGCTGTTGAGCGACGGTGTCAGAGGCAGCCACCGCTTCCACGTGCTGTGAGGTACGTCCAAGCTTAATCCCATACACTCCCGTCAAAAGGTCGATCGTAGCGGTTTTTTCTAGATCCCAGTCTTCCATTTTGGGGCAACATTGGCAGGGAAAATAGCCGCGCTCGAGGATTACCGGGTAACGGTTAGCAAAACGCAGGAGAACCAGGTGATAGAGGGGATCGCCAATCTCGATTTCCAATATCTCCGCAAGACGGCGACTGGCGACAATCTCGCTGAACTCCAGCAACTGGGTCGTGGTGGCGATGTTCCTGCGCTGCATGGCCTTTACGTAATCCACCATCTCCACCCATTCGTAGGTGACCTTTGGTTTAGCAACATAAGTGCCGGAGCCATGCTTACGTTCCAGTAGCCCTTCATTGACCAGCTCCGTGAGGGCCTTCCGAACGGTCATGCGGCTTACTCCCAGGTCTTCACTGAATTCCCGTTCCGATTGGATCTTGCTTTCCGGCTTGAGCTTGCCCGAAAGGATCAATTCGGCAATATATTCCTGGATGCGCGTGTAGAGCGGTTTATTGAGGTCTTCGCTCATTTACCACTTCCTGTTTATGACTAAAATGATGTATTAATCAATAAAGTGGTTCGTGGTATAGATCTATTCGATATTTTCACCGAATCTGCACGATTTGCCCAAAAAGAGTTACTTTTCAACGATAATTACACGGGAATTTAGCAATATTCTGGATATTATAATCATTTCATAAGAAATGACAAGAAGAATCCACCCATTTTTTAAAACTCGTTGGTTTTCATGGAAATTAGCAAAAGTGGTATATGGTATACTCGCCAACTTGGATTTTATGACTGCCTAAACTGTCTGTGATCCATGCCACAGCCTTGTTGGGGGTCTAACAAAACAGATAAGTATTCATAAAGTAGTGGAATTTTTCTGGAAAACGTATAAAATAGAGATGGTAGAAACTGCTTGACAAGAAAGCTAACAATGTGACC includes:
- a CDS encoding metallophosphoesterase, which produces MKFGKSSQSGKPVRILYGSDFHGSDVVFRKFLSASMQYKANILIVGGDVTGKAMVPVIHQGHGRYTGSWFGKEETATTPQELDKIKKNISNVGFYPIVLEKEEAEELENQPDKMAHRFEDEMCQRVQEWMTLAEEKLLPLNSTLYFMAGNDDFASIDEVVSQFQHIRNPDMAHFELEEGYEIVGCSNANMTPWLCARDIEEDQLASKLDTLAGMIHNPEHTIAVLHVPPFSSGLDTCPDLDKNLKIITEGGQVVMKSAGSTAVKAWIEKVQPMLTLHGHIHESPGHVRIGHTLAINAGSEYAEGILKAAIINLENGKVKGHLLISG